In one Streptomyces venezuelae genomic region, the following are encoded:
- a CDS encoding purine-cytosine permease family protein, whose protein sequence is MAAEDLVERRSIDVVPDDERHGTAFSQFTLWLGANLQITAVVTGALAVVFGGDVVWSLVGLVLGNLLGGAVMALHSAQGPKLGLPQMIQSRAQFGVKGAVVPLLLVILMYVGFFASGSVLAGQATAELTHTNDTTGIVVFAVVTAVMAAVGYRVIHVLGRVASVICALAFVYLGIRLFDRVDVGALFGDAHFDLPMFLLAVSLSASWQLAFGPYVADYSRYLPRTTSAKATFWWTLSGSAIGSQWSMTFGVLVAASAGDAFLANQVGYVVGLGGTGLIASFLYFVIALGKLTINVLNTYGGFMSMVTSISGFRGQKVLGARGRAAYIAVIMVAGTAVALLGKDSFLSSFKDFLLFLLTFFTPWSAINLVDYYLISRERYDIPALFDPRGRYGAWRWDALTVYGIGLLAQLPFLVTHFYTGPLVDPLGGADISWIVGLVVPAVLYWALARRNPPVPGAGPRTERGASTNAESAPAP, encoded by the coding sequence ATGGCAGCTGAAGACCTGGTGGAGCGGCGCTCCATCGACGTCGTCCCGGACGACGAACGGCACGGCACGGCGTTCAGCCAGTTCACGCTCTGGCTCGGCGCCAATCTGCAGATCACCGCGGTCGTGACGGGCGCGCTCGCCGTCGTCTTCGGCGGCGACGTGGTGTGGTCGCTCGTCGGCCTCGTCCTCGGCAACCTGCTCGGCGGCGCGGTCATGGCGCTGCACTCGGCGCAGGGCCCGAAGCTGGGGCTGCCGCAGATGATCCAGTCGCGGGCCCAGTTCGGGGTGAAGGGCGCGGTCGTCCCGCTGCTCCTCGTCATCCTCATGTACGTCGGCTTCTTCGCGAGCGGCAGCGTCCTCGCGGGCCAGGCGACGGCGGAGCTGACGCACACGAACGACACCACGGGCATCGTCGTCTTCGCCGTCGTCACGGCGGTCATGGCGGCGGTCGGCTACCGCGTCATCCACGTGCTCGGCCGGGTGGCGAGCGTGATCTGCGCGCTCGCCTTCGTCTACCTCGGCATCCGGCTGTTCGACCGCGTGGACGTGGGGGCGCTGTTCGGCGACGCCCACTTCGACCTGCCGATGTTCCTGCTCGCCGTGTCGCTGTCGGCGTCCTGGCAGCTGGCGTTCGGCCCGTACGTGGCGGACTACTCGCGCTACCTGCCGCGCACCACCTCCGCCAAGGCCACGTTCTGGTGGACCCTGTCGGGCTCGGCGATCGGCTCGCAGTGGTCGATGACGTTCGGGGTGCTCGTCGCGGCGAGCGCGGGCGACGCGTTCCTCGCCAACCAGGTCGGGTACGTCGTCGGCCTCGGCGGCACCGGCCTGATCGCCTCCTTCCTGTACTTCGTGATCGCGCTCGGCAAGCTGACGATCAACGTCCTGAACACCTACGGCGGGTTCATGTCGATGGTCACGAGCATCAGCGGCTTCCGCGGCCAGAAGGTGCTCGGGGCGCGCGGACGGGCCGCGTACATCGCGGTGATCATGGTGGCGGGCACGGCGGTCGCGCTGCTGGGCAAGGACAGCTTCCTCTCCTCCTTCAAGGACTTCCTGCTGTTCCTGCTGACGTTCTTCACGCCGTGGTCGGCCATCAACCTGGTCGACTACTACCTGATCTCCCGCGAGCGGTACGACATCCCCGCCCTCTTCGACCCGCGGGGCCGCTACGGCGCCTGGCGCTGGGACGCCCTGACCGTCTACGGCATCGGCCTCCTCGCCCAGCTCCCCTTCCTCGTCACCCACTTCTACACGGGCCCGCTGGTCGACCCGCTGGGCGGCGCGGACATCTCATGGATCGTGGGGCTCGTGGTGCCCGCGGTGCTGTACTGGGCCCTGGCCAGGCGGAACCCGCCCGTTCCTGGGGCTGGGCCCCGTACGGAAAGGGGGGCTAGCACCAACGCCGAGAGCGCGCCCGCGCCGTAA
- a CDS encoding cystathionine beta-synthase, which yields MQFHDSMISLVGNTPLVRLNNVTAGIQATVLAKVEYFNPGGSVKDRIALRMIEAAEQSGELKPGGTIVEPTSGNTGVGLAIVAQQKGYKCIFVCPDKVSLDKINVLRAYGADVVVCPTAVDPEHPDSYYNVSDRLVRETPGAWKPDQYSNPNNPLSHYHSTGPELWEQTEGKITHFVAGIGTGGTISGTGGYLKEISEGGVTVVGADPEGSVYSGGSGRPYLVEGVGEDFWPTAYDRNVTDEIIAVSDKDSFQMTRRLAKEEGLLVGGSCGMAVVAALRVAERLGPDDVVVVLLPDSGRGYMSKIFSDEWMNDYGFLEEAGDQPRVGDVLSRKEGGELPSLVHMHPEETVGEAIEVLREYGVSQMPIVKPGAGHPDVMAAEVIGSVVERELLDALFAQRASLSDPLEKHMSDPLPQVGSGEPVADLMSVLGRADAAIVLVEGKPTGVVSRQDLLAFLAELQSQ from the coding sequence GTGCAATTCCACGACTCGATGATCAGTCTCGTCGGCAACACCCCGCTGGTGAGGCTCAACAACGTGACCGCGGGCATCCAGGCGACCGTCCTGGCCAAGGTCGAGTACTTCAACCCCGGCGGTTCCGTGAAGGACCGCATCGCGCTGCGCATGATCGAGGCGGCCGAGCAGAGCGGGGAGCTGAAGCCCGGCGGCACCATCGTCGAGCCCACCTCCGGCAACACCGGGGTCGGTCTCGCCATCGTGGCCCAGCAGAAGGGCTACAAGTGCATCTTCGTCTGCCCGGACAAGGTGTCCCTCGACAAGATCAACGTGCTGCGCGCGTACGGCGCCGATGTGGTGGTCTGCCCGACCGCCGTCGACCCCGAGCACCCGGATTCGTACTACAACGTCTCCGACCGGCTCGTACGGGAGACGCCGGGCGCCTGGAAGCCCGACCAGTACAGCAACCCGAACAACCCCCTTTCGCACTACCACTCCACCGGCCCCGAGCTCTGGGAGCAGACGGAGGGGAAGATCACCCATTTCGTGGCGGGCATCGGGACGGGTGGCACGATCTCCGGGACCGGTGGGTACCTGAAGGAGATCTCCGAGGGCGGCGTGACCGTCGTCGGCGCCGATCCCGAGGGGTCCGTGTACTCCGGCGGGTCCGGGCGGCCCTACCTCGTCGAGGGCGTCGGTGAGGACTTCTGGCCCACGGCGTACGACCGCAACGTCACCGACGAGATCATCGCCGTGTCCGACAAGGACTCCTTCCAGATGACGCGGCGCCTCGCCAAGGAGGAGGGACTCCTCGTCGGCGGGTCCTGCGGCATGGCCGTCGTGGCGGCGCTGCGGGTCGCGGAGCGGCTCGGTCCGGATGATGTGGTGGTCGTCCTGCTGCCGGACAGCGGGCGCGGCTACATGAGCAAGATCTTCAGCGACGAGTGGATGAACGACTACGGCTTCCTGGAGGAGGCCGGCGACCAGCCGCGCGTCGGCGACGTGCTGAGCCGCAAGGAGGGCGGCGAGCTGCCCTCGCTCGTCCACATGCACCCCGAGGAGACGGTGGGGGAGGCGATCGAGGTCCTTCGCGAGTACGGGGTCTCGCAGATGCCGATCGTCAAGCCGGGCGCGGGGCACCCTGACGTCATGGCGGCGGAGGTCATCGGGTCGGTGGTGGAGCGTGAGCTGCTCGACGCGTTGTTCGCGCAGCGTGCGTCGCTCTCCGACCCGCTGGAGAAGCACATGTCGGACCCGCTGCCGCAGGTCGGCTCCGGCGAGCCGGTGGCTGACCTGATGTCGGTGCTCGGCCGTGCCGACGCGGCGATCGTGCTGGTCGAGGGGAAGCCGACGGGCGTGGTGAGCCGCCAGGACCTGCTCGCGTTCCTCGCGGAGCTGCAGTCGCAGTGA
- a CDS encoding DUF397 domain-containing protein: protein MPAPTYEWQKSSYCGQGDSCVHIATDPTGTVHLTESSDPTAAILRTTPTAFAALLRTTQRPAGAETA, encoded by the coding sequence ATGCCTGCCCCCACATACGAGTGGCAGAAGTCGTCCTACTGCGGACAGGGCGACTCCTGCGTACACATAGCCACCGACCCCACCGGGACGGTCCACCTCACCGAAAGCAGCGACCCCACCGCCGCGATACTCCGCACCACCCCCACAGCCTTCGCCGCACTGCTCCGCACCACGCAGCGGC
- a CDS encoding ABC transporter permease produces the protein MYELFKDLGAWLVSGDQWTGPDGIGHRLVEHLQYSLLATLVAAAIALPVGLLIGHTGRGAFVAINLASFGRALPTVGLVVLVFLASGLSMWPVYIALVALAVPSIVTNTYAGMTAVDPEVRDAARGQGMRAHQVLLQVELPLALPLIMTGLRLALIQVVATATIAAYVSFGGLGRYVFDGLAQRDLVQVLGGAVLVAVVAVVLDLALAGLQRALFRHRPSPQA, from the coding sequence ATGTACGAACTCTTCAAGGACCTCGGCGCCTGGCTGGTCAGCGGCGACCAGTGGACCGGCCCCGACGGCATCGGGCACCGGCTCGTCGAGCACCTCCAGTACTCGCTGCTGGCCACTCTCGTCGCCGCCGCCATCGCCCTGCCGGTCGGCCTGCTGATCGGGCACACGGGGCGTGGCGCCTTCGTCGCCATCAACCTGGCCTCCTTCGGCCGCGCGCTGCCGACCGTCGGACTCGTCGTGCTGGTGTTCCTGGCGAGCGGCCTCTCCATGTGGCCCGTCTACATCGCGCTCGTCGCGCTCGCCGTACCCTCCATCGTCACCAACACGTACGCGGGCATGACCGCCGTCGACCCCGAGGTGCGGGACGCGGCGCGCGGCCAGGGCATGCGGGCCCACCAGGTGCTGCTGCAAGTCGAGTTGCCGCTCGCGCTGCCGCTGATCATGACGGGTCTGCGGCTCGCCCTCATCCAGGTCGTCGCGACGGCCACCATCGCCGCGTACGTCTCCTTCGGCGGACTCGGCCGCTACGTCTTCGACGGCCTCGCCCAGCGCGACCTCGTCCAGGTGCTCGGCGGCGCCGTGCTCGTGGCCGTCGTCGCCGTCGTACTCGATCTCGCGCTGGCCGGCCTCCAGCGCGCCCTCTTCCGCCACCGCCCCTCCCCGCAGGCTTAG
- a CDS encoding enoyl-CoA hydratase/isomerase family protein: protein MSSTKRPALPNIGWDPTPGNVEDTRDLAKKLGGLAGELGTAVRDLERIECGAWKGKAALAFTEYIGEDVTPLIRKSHESFDKASRALYRWARELKEFQDETDRLEKKAGEKLDARSEAKPDSKESGKASGDVDEVIAQVHDLEDRFAKAAGAISKELDKAGDIAPDEPGFWDKLTKGVKDAWDATGKWLKDHADLIKLIGDLLSDLTAVLALLAIVTLPFPPLSAVFGTAALITSGLALGAHGLAKMGGADVSWVQMGLDAVGLLPGIGMLGKATKVAGRTRGVTLAAKLGEGFKATRVGNGRILLAFGEHSADLTKGFGIGGLVKLGGKSTDVYEVAHAGSGLMNRMGGLAAGGYHEGQWLGSRGLNLIPGVKIDPAGAGIAMDAGAKIFPKITSIHQHVGEALFPGDQFEKSASGG, encoded by the coding sequence GTGAGCAGCACCAAGCGCCCCGCGCTCCCGAACATAGGCTGGGACCCCACCCCCGGCAACGTCGAGGACACGCGAGACCTGGCGAAGAAGCTCGGCGGACTCGCGGGCGAACTGGGCACCGCGGTCCGGGACCTGGAACGCATCGAGTGCGGCGCCTGGAAGGGCAAGGCGGCGCTCGCGTTCACGGAGTACATCGGCGAGGACGTCACCCCGCTCATCCGCAAGAGCCACGAATCCTTCGACAAGGCGTCGCGCGCGCTGTACCGGTGGGCCAGGGAACTCAAGGAATTCCAGGACGAGACCGACCGCCTGGAGAAGAAGGCCGGGGAAAAACTCGACGCCCGCTCGGAGGCGAAGCCCGACAGCAAGGAGAGCGGCAAGGCCTCGGGGGACGTGGACGAGGTCATCGCCCAGGTCCACGACCTGGAGGACCGCTTCGCCAAGGCGGCCGGGGCAATCAGCAAGGAACTCGACAAGGCGGGCGACATCGCCCCGGACGAGCCGGGCTTCTGGGACAAACTCACGAAGGGCGTCAAGGACGCCTGGGACGCGACCGGCAAGTGGCTCAAGGACCACGCCGACCTGATCAAACTCATCGGCGACCTCCTGAGCGACCTGACGGCGGTCCTGGCCCTCCTGGCCATCGTCACGCTCCCCTTCCCTCCGCTGTCGGCGGTCTTCGGCACGGCGGCGCTCATCACGAGCGGGCTCGCGCTGGGGGCCCACGGGCTCGCCAAGATGGGCGGGGCGGACGTGAGTTGGGTGCAGATGGGGCTGGATGCCGTGGGGTTGTTGCCTGGCATCGGGATGCTCGGCAAGGCGACCAAGGTGGCAGGCAGAACCAGGGGGGTGACCCTGGCGGCCAAACTCGGCGAAGGCTTCAAAGCGACCCGGGTCGGCAACGGGCGCATCCTGCTGGCGTTCGGAGAGCACTCGGCGGATCTCACCAAGGGCTTCGGCATCGGTGGTCTGGTGAAGCTGGGCGGCAAGTCCACCGATGTGTACGAGGTCGCTCACGCAGGCAGTGGTTTGATGAACCGCATGGGTGGCCTCGCGGCCGGTGGCTATCACGAAGGCCAGTGGCTCGGTTCCCGGGGGCTCAACCTGATTCCAGGAGTGAAGATCGACCCTGCAGGTGCGGGCATCGCGATGGACGCCGGAGCCAAGATCTTTCCCAAGATCACAAGCATTCACCAGCATGTGGGAGAAGCCCTGTTCCCAGGTGACCAGTTCGAGAAGTCGGCCTCGGGCGGCTGA
- a CDS encoding SGNH/GDSL hydrolase family protein, giving the protein MSRARVARRIAAGAAYGGGGIGLLGAATVGVVLAEVQLAKRTVGNGHVDPPRADGRYGGAFAAEAARPTHAEPVRFAMLGDSTAAGQGVHRARQTPAALLASGLAAVAERPVDLRNVALPGAQSDDLDRQVTLILSDPSWVPDVCVVMIGANDVTHRMPMTRSVRHLSSAVRRLRTAGSEVVVGTCPDLGTVENVYQPLRWLARRVSRQLAAAQTIGVVEQGGRTVSLGDLLGPEFAAHPRELFGPDRYHPSAEGYATAAMAVLPTLCAAFGLWPEEDRPDVSRREGFLPVARAAAQAASEGGTEVTAAMPTGPRGPWALLKRRRRRRIHTPTPTTPLPH; this is encoded by the coding sequence ATGTCGAGGGCGAGGGTGGCGCGGCGGATCGCCGCGGGCGCGGCGTACGGCGGCGGAGGCATCGGGCTGCTCGGGGCCGCCACGGTGGGCGTGGTGCTCGCCGAGGTGCAGCTGGCGAAGCGGACGGTGGGCAACGGGCACGTGGATCCGCCACGGGCCGACGGGCGCTACGGCGGGGCGTTCGCCGCGGAGGCCGCGCGGCCCACGCACGCCGAACCGGTGCGGTTCGCGATGCTCGGGGACTCCACGGCCGCGGGGCAGGGCGTGCACCGGGCCAGGCAGACCCCGGCGGCGCTGCTCGCCTCCGGGCTCGCGGCGGTCGCCGAGCGCCCGGTCGACCTGCGGAACGTGGCGCTGCCGGGCGCCCAGTCGGACGACCTGGACCGCCAGGTGACGCTGATCCTCTCGGACCCCTCCTGGGTGCCGGACGTCTGCGTCGTCATGATCGGCGCGAACGACGTGACGCACCGGATGCCGATGACACGGTCGGTACGCCACCTGTCCTCCGCGGTACGCAGGCTCCGTACGGCCGGTTCGGAGGTCGTGGTCGGCACGTGTCCCGACCTGGGCACGGTCGAGAACGTCTACCAGCCCCTGCGGTGGCTGGCCCGCCGTGTCTCGCGCCAGCTGGCCGCGGCGCAGACGATCGGGGTGGTCGAACAGGGCGGTCGTACGGTGTCCCTCGGCGACCTCCTGGGCCCGGAATTCGCGGCGCACCCGCGCGAACTCTTCGGCCCCGACCGCTACCACCCCTCCGCGGAGGGCTACGCGACGGCGGCCATGGCGGTACTCCCCACCCTCTGCGCGGCGTTCGGCCTGTGGCCGGAGGAGGACCGCCCGGACGTCTCGCGCCGCGAGGGCTTCCTGCCGGTGGCGAGGGCGGCGGCCCAGGCCGCCTCGGAGGGCGGCACGGAGGTCACGGCGGCAATGCCGACGGGCCCCCGTGGCCCGTGGGCACTCCTCAAACGCCGACGCCGCCGCCGCATCCACACCCCGACCCCGACGACCCCACTCCCCCACTGA
- a CDS encoding SDR family oxidoreductase, with amino-acid sequence MPSYATLQDRTALITGAASGIGEAAARLLAAHGARVVLLARRTERIEELAAKITADGGRALAVTADVTDQASVDAAAERAHGAYGRVDLVVNSAGVMLPNPVTEARTDEWQRMLDTNVAGALRVIGAFTPDLIAAAADGGAADLVNISSIGAHMAFTNYAVYGATKAALTYLSECLRTELGPRDVRVTNVEPGFTDTELRGHIANAELSGELEGMFGAVGSLESEDIADLIAYATSRPRHVNLRQMIVLPTRQA; translated from the coding sequence ATGCCCTCGTACGCCACCCTCCAGGACCGCACCGCCCTCATCACCGGCGCCGCCAGCGGCATCGGCGAGGCCGCGGCCCGGCTGCTCGCCGCCCACGGCGCCCGCGTCGTCCTGCTCGCCCGCCGCACGGAGCGGATCGAGGAGCTGGCCGCGAAGATCACGGCGGACGGCGGCCGTGCCCTCGCCGTCACCGCCGACGTCACCGACCAGGCCTCCGTGGACGCCGCCGCCGAGCGCGCCCACGGCGCGTACGGCCGCGTCGACCTCGTCGTGAACTCGGCGGGCGTGATGCTGCCGAATCCCGTCACCGAGGCCCGTACCGACGAGTGGCAGCGGATGCTGGACACGAACGTCGCGGGCGCGCTGCGCGTCATCGGCGCCTTCACGCCGGACCTGATCGCGGCGGCCGCGGACGGCGGGGCCGCCGACCTCGTCAACATCTCCTCGATCGGCGCGCACATGGCGTTCACCAACTACGCGGTGTACGGGGCGACCAAGGCGGCGCTGACGTATCTGTCGGAGTGCCTGCGCACCGAGCTCGGGCCGCGCGACGTGCGCGTCACCAACGTCGAGCCGGGCTTCACGGACACCGAGCTGCGGGGGCACATCGCGAATGCCGAGCTCAGCGGGGAGCTCGAAGGGATGTTCGGGGCCGTCGGCTCGCTGGAGTCGGAGGACATCGCCGATCTGATCGCGTACGCCACCAGCCGCCCGCGCCACGTCAACCTGCGGCAGATGATCGTGCTTCCGACGCGGCAGGCGTAG
- a CDS encoding helix-turn-helix transcriptional regulator, with translation MDGDLGDFLRSRRARIQPADVGLTAYGRRRVPGLRREEVAQLAGVSVDYYIRLEQGRGSASVSDAVLDSVARALRLDETERAYLRTVARPRQAARARAGHTVRPGLRLLLDSIDRAPAFIFGRRMDVLAWNALADALNGFSALAPADRNIPRQVFLSAPERDCYPEWESVAAETVAYLRLDAARFPADAELASLVGELSVKSEPFRRLWANHEVAEKTHGVKRINHPLVGELVLPYETLTLPADPDHLMVVYTPTPGSPSADRLSLLASWSAPTGRNPQAHRHPRP, from the coding sequence ATGGACGGCGACCTCGGAGACTTCCTACGCTCACGGCGTGCCCGCATACAGCCCGCCGACGTGGGCCTCACGGCGTACGGCAGGCGGCGCGTGCCCGGCCTGCGCCGGGAGGAGGTCGCGCAGCTGGCAGGCGTCAGCGTGGACTACTACATCCGCCTGGAGCAGGGCAGGGGCTCGGCTTCGGTGTCGGACGCGGTGCTCGACTCGGTGGCGCGGGCGCTGCGTCTGGACGAGACGGAACGGGCGTACCTGCGTACGGTGGCGCGTCCTCGGCAGGCGGCCCGCGCTCGCGCCGGCCATACCGTCCGCCCCGGCCTGCGCCTCCTCCTCGACAGCATCGACCGGGCGCCTGCGTTCATCTTCGGCCGCCGCATGGATGTCCTCGCGTGGAACGCGCTGGCCGACGCGCTCAACGGCTTCTCCGCCCTGGCCCCGGCGGACCGCAACATCCCCCGCCAGGTCTTCCTTTCCGCTCCCGAGCGGGACTGCTACCCGGAGTGGGAATCGGTGGCGGCGGAAACGGTCGCGTATCTGCGCCTCGACGCGGCACGGTTCCCCGCGGACGCGGAGCTCGCTTCGCTGGTGGGCGAGCTGAGCGTGAAGAGCGAACCCTTCCGTCGCTTGTGGGCGAACCACGAGGTGGCGGAGAAGACGCACGGCGTCAAACGCATCAACCACCCCCTGGTGGGCGAACTCGTCCTCCCCTACGAGACCCTGACCCTCCCAGCGGACCCCGACCACCTGATGGTCGTCTACACACCAACCCCCGGCTCCCCCTCCGCGGACCGCCTGTCCCTCCTGGCCAGCTGGTCGGCCCCCACGGGCAGGAACCCCCAGGCTCACCGCCACCCGCGCCCCTAA
- a CDS encoding ABC transporter substrate-binding protein encodes MNRRTLLGGLLATASVPALAACSGGITSLDGGGSGGGGGGSSKNGVTIGTANFTENQVLGHLYAAALEAAGVKTNVRPNLGTREILIPALKGGDIDLLPEYQGALLHYLDPKAEATEEGEMQNALAMRLPRGLQILPYGRAEDSDAFVVTRETAKEYGLKSLADLAKHNGKLVIGAAAEVKKRTVGAVGLKDVYGVEFKEFKSLDSSGPLVKGALRKGDVDVANLFTTDTDIAAEHWVVLTDPKNLVPGQHIVPLIADRKADSTVRRALARLGALLTTAQLTELNRLVDKDKKDPEDVAQDWAEQHGITKK; translated from the coding sequence ATGAACCGCAGGACTCTCCTCGGCGGGCTGCTCGCCACCGCGTCCGTTCCCGCGCTCGCCGCCTGCAGCGGCGGCATCACCTCCCTCGACGGCGGGGGTTCAGGCGGCGGCGGGGGCGGCTCCAGCAAGAACGGCGTCACCATCGGCACCGCCAACTTCACCGAGAACCAGGTCCTCGGCCACCTGTACGCGGCGGCCCTGGAAGCGGCGGGCGTGAAGACGAACGTCCGCCCCAACCTCGGCACCCGCGAGATCCTCATCCCCGCGCTCAAGGGCGGCGACATCGACCTGCTCCCCGAGTACCAGGGAGCCCTCCTGCACTACCTCGACCCGAAGGCGGAGGCCACGGAGGAGGGCGAGATGCAGAACGCCCTCGCCATGCGCCTCCCGCGCGGCCTGCAGATCCTCCCGTACGGGCGGGCCGAGGACTCCGACGCGTTCGTCGTGACGCGCGAGACCGCGAAGGAGTACGGCCTCAAGTCCCTCGCCGACCTGGCGAAGCACAACGGCAAGCTGGTGATCGGCGCCGCCGCCGAGGTCAAGAAGCGCACGGTCGGCGCGGTCGGCCTGAAGGACGTCTACGGAGTCGAGTTCAAGGAGTTCAAGTCGCTCGACTCGTCCGGGCCCTTGGTGAAGGGCGCCCTGCGCAAGGGCGACGTCGACGTCGCGAACCTCTTCACCACCGACACCGACATCGCCGCCGAGCACTGGGTCGTCCTGACCGACCCCAAGAACCTCGTCCCCGGCCAGCACATCGTCCCGCTGATCGCCGACCGCAAGGCCGACTCGACGGTCCGCAGGGCCCTCGCCCGCCTCGGCGCCCTCCTGACGACGGCACAGCTCACCGAGCTCAACCGGCTCGTGGACAAGGACAAGAAGGACCCGGAGGACGTCGCCCAGGACTGGGCGGAGCAGCACGGCATCACGAAGAAGTAG
- a CDS encoding ABC transporter permease, which yields MTVDWSWIRDHTDDLTTLTLAHLQAALSAVALGLLISLPLAVVAHRIRPLRGLLLGLSNVLFTIPSIAVFVLLLPVSGLTRTTTVIGLTIYTLVVLLRNTVEGLDSVPAKTKEAAKAMGTRPLRTLLTVELPLALPVIMAGVRIATVMSISLVSVATYIGDGGLGQLFTDGFQRNFPTPVIVGVVLTLLLALVADALLVTLQYVLTPWTRRRRSA from the coding sequence ATGACCGTCGACTGGTCGTGGATACGCGATCACACCGACGACCTCACCACCCTCACCCTCGCCCACCTCCAGGCCGCCCTCTCCGCAGTGGCACTGGGGCTGCTGATATCCCTCCCGCTGGCGGTGGTCGCCCACCGCATCCGCCCCCTCCGCGGACTCCTCCTCGGCCTCTCCAACGTCCTGTTCACCATCCCCTCCATCGCCGTCTTCGTCCTGCTCCTCCCCGTCAGCGGCCTCACCCGCACCACCACCGTCATCGGCCTGACGATCTACACCCTCGTCGTCCTCCTGAGGAACACCGTCGAGGGACTCGACTCCGTCCCGGCGAAGACGAAAGAGGCCGCCAAGGCCATGGGCACCCGGCCCCTCCGCACACTCCTCACCGTCGAACTCCCTCTCGCCCTCCCCGTGATCATGGCCGGAGTACGGATCGCGACGGTCATGTCGATCTCGCTCGTCTCCGTGGCGACGTACATCGGCGACGGCGGCCTCGGCCAGCTCTTCACCGACGGGTTCCAGCGCAACTTCCCCACCCCCGTGATCGTCGGCGTGGTCCTCACGCTGCTCCTCGCGCTCGTCGCGGACGCACTGCTCGTCACGCTCCAGTACGTCCTGACGCCCTGGACCCGCCGCCGGAGGAGCGCCTGA
- a CDS encoding IS5 family transposase (programmed frameshift) produces MPLTDVQWARIEPLLPDRTPMRGGRWRDHREVIDAIAFKFQTGTQWVHLPEKYGNWRGVYNRLRMWAIDGTWERVFTALMAQADAGEDLDWAVSVDSTIVRAHQHAAGARKKGPPAGEPDDHAIGRSRGGLTTKIHLAADARCRPLAFVLTAGQAGDAPAFTDVMARLRVPRRRGRPRTRPDVVLADKAYSSRAIREHLRRRGIRAVIPVPADQRGHRLRRGSQGGRPPAFDREAYKQRNTVERCINRLKQWRGIATRYEKTATIYLAGLHIAGIFLWSAR; encoded by the exons GTGCCGTTAACTGACGTGCAGTGGGCGCGGATCGAGCCGTTGCTTCCGGACCGGACGCCGATGCGGGGTGGCCGCTGGCGGGATCACCGGGAGGTGATCGACGCGATCGCCTTCAAGTTCCAGACCGGAACCCAGTGGGTGCACCTGCCGGAGAAGTACGGCAACTGGCGAGGCGTCTACAACCGGCTGCGAATGTGGGCCATCGACGGCACCTGGGAGCGCGTCTTCACCGCGCTGATGGCCCAGGCTGACGCTGGCGAGGACCTCGACTGGGCAGTCTCAGTGGACTCCACGATCGTGCGGGCCCACCAGCACGCGGCTGGGGCCCGCAAAAAGGGGC CCCCAGCCGGCGAACCCGACGACCACGCCATCGGCCGCTCCCGGGGCGGGCTGACCACCAAGATCCACCTCGCTGCCGATGCCCGCTGCCGACCCCTGGCGTTCGTCCTAACCGCCGGACAGGCGGGCGATGCACCGGCCTTCACCGATGTCATGGCCCGCCTGCGTGTTCCCCGACGACGCGGTCGGCCGCGCACCAGACCGGACGTGGTCCTGGCCGACAAGGCCTATTCCTCCCGGGCGATCCGCGAACACCTGCGCCGGCGCGGCATCCGTGCCGTGATCCCCGTCCCCGCCGACCAGCGCGGCCACCGACTACGGCGCGGCAGCCAAGGAGGCAGACCACCGGCCTTCGACCGCGAGGCCTACAAGCAGCGCAACACCGTCGAACGGTGCATCAACCGCCTCAAGCAATGGCGAGGCATCGCCACCCGCTACGAGAAGACAGCGACCATCTACCTGGCCGGACTCCACATCGCCGGCATCTTCCTCTGGTCCGCACGATGA
- a CDS encoding ATP-binding protein, translating to MRTATVSPPWTYTLQLPHDPRAPGIGRATLRAVLETYGLGDLAPTAELLAGELLNNAHCHTDGPYALRLRSSSPEGIRVAVWDSNPQIPPGFGEADGGVDSGPPETAENGRGLHIVRACADRWGSYPMGAGDAGKLLWAEVRPGSGR from the coding sequence ATGCGCACCGCAACCGTATCGCCGCCCTGGACGTACACCCTCCAACTCCCGCACGACCCCCGCGCCCCGGGGATCGGCCGCGCCACCCTCCGTGCGGTCCTCGAAACGTACGGACTGGGGGACCTCGCCCCCACCGCGGAGCTCCTGGCCGGGGAACTCCTGAACAACGCGCACTGCCACACCGACGGCCCGTACGCCCTCCGCCTCCGCTCCTCCTCTCCGGAGGGGATCCGTGTGGCGGTATGGGACTCGAACCCGCAGATCCCACCCGGTTTCGGGGAGGCCGACGGCGGCGTCGACAGTGGACCGCCGGAGACGGCAGAGAACGGGCGGGGCCTGCACATCGTGCGGGCGTGCGCGGACAGGTGGGGGTCCTACCCCATGGGGGCGGGGGACGCGGGGAAGCTGCTGTGGGCGGAGGTCAGGCCGGGTTCCGGACGGTAG